A region from the Microbacterium lacus genome encodes:
- a CDS encoding PLD nuclease N-terminal domain-containing protein, translating to MTRVLLILALVLTAFWVYTIVDCSVQPANRHRGVSKPIWILIVVLVPVLGGLLWFAVGRVRNSTIAARRAPDDDPEFLEKIGTLSDQDERIRRLEEELAMLDAEDDDPRWNSPGASTATPETPPATAETPPKSAERPTDGDDDTRGQRGAVG from the coding sequence GTGACTCGGGTGCTGCTCATTCTGGCGCTGGTCCTGACCGCTTTCTGGGTCTACACCATCGTCGACTGCAGTGTGCAGCCCGCGAACCGGCACCGCGGCGTGAGCAAGCCGATCTGGATCCTCATCGTGGTCCTCGTCCCCGTCCTCGGCGGGTTGCTCTGGTTCGCCGTGGGCCGCGTCCGCAACTCCACGATCGCCGCGCGCCGCGCGCCCGACGACGATCCGGAGTTCCTCGAGAAGATCGGCACGCTGAGCGACCAGGACGAGCGCATCCGCCGCCTGGAGGAAGAGCTGGCGATGCTGGATGCCGAGGACGACGATCCGCGCTGGAACAGCCCCGGCGCGTCGACCGCCACGCCCGAGACTCCGCCGGCGACAGCCGAGACTCCGCCGAAGTCCGCCGAGCGCCCGACGGACGGCGACGACGACACCCGCGGCCAGCGCGGCGCCGTCGGCTGA
- a CDS encoding DUF4229 domain-containing protein: MKARSALVYTVLRLLAFLVPFGILMLFPVFQSLYWLAAIFAALIGLSLSLLFLRRPLTEVTTSLAERRAKDTSASTDEEDEDAAADAVIDPAPPTDSADERPEQERTVRE, encoded by the coding sequence GTGAAAGCCCGCTCCGCTCTCGTCTACACGGTGTTGAGGCTCCTGGCCTTCCTGGTGCCGTTCGGCATCCTGATGCTTTTCCCGGTGTTCCAGAGCCTGTACTGGCTCGCTGCGATCTTCGCGGCGCTGATCGGGTTGAGCCTTTCGCTGCTGTTCTTGCGCCGACCCTTGACGGAGGTCACGACGAGCCTCGCCGAACGGCGCGCGAAAGACACGTCGGCATCGACCGACGAAGAGGACGAGGATGCCGCCGCGGACGCGGTCATCGACCCGGCTCCGCCGACCGACTCAGCCGACGAACGCCCAGAGCAGGAACGCACCGTACGCGAGTGA
- a CDS encoding 1,4-dihydroxy-2-naphthoate polyprenyltransferase: MAGTPSKKRKRPAPRKNTPRGNPQKAHVSRDPRHVEKATVGDWIGAARLRTLPLAVTPVLIGTGAAILVDGLFHWVLALLCLVVSVSLQIAVNYANDYSDGIRGTDDHRVGPARLTASKKASPRAVLAAAGIFFAIAAAAGLALVIHSAQWWLLLVGAVCIAAAWFYTGGKRPYGYYGLGELFVFVFFGLVATVGTTFVQVLSVPQEAWFGGVGAGLLACAVLLANNLRDIDQDRAAGKRTLTVLIGRRGTRVLFTVFVLVPFVIAGYLGLFYPIAWLALLGLLGALPAILIVWTYRLPRELVVALSVTSLTSLAYGAFLLWAFVG; the protein is encoded by the coding sequence GTGGCAGGCACCCCCAGCAAGAAGCGCAAGCGTCCGGCTCCCCGCAAGAACACGCCCCGCGGTAATCCGCAGAAGGCCCACGTGTCCCGCGATCCACGGCACGTCGAGAAGGCGACCGTCGGTGACTGGATCGGCGCGGCCCGGCTGCGCACGCTGCCGCTCGCGGTCACGCCGGTTCTGATCGGCACGGGCGCGGCGATCCTGGTGGACGGGCTGTTCCACTGGGTGCTCGCGCTGCTGTGCCTCGTGGTCTCGGTGAGCCTGCAGATCGCGGTGAACTACGCGAACGACTACAGCGACGGCATCCGCGGCACGGACGACCATCGGGTGGGTCCCGCACGCCTGACGGCGTCGAAGAAGGCGTCTCCCCGCGCGGTGCTCGCCGCGGCCGGGATCTTCTTCGCGATCGCCGCCGCGGCGGGCCTCGCGCTCGTGATCCACAGCGCCCAGTGGTGGCTGCTGCTCGTCGGCGCGGTCTGCATCGCGGCGGCATGGTTCTACACCGGCGGCAAGCGCCCCTACGGCTACTACGGCCTCGGTGAACTGTTCGTGTTCGTCTTCTTCGGGCTCGTCGCCACGGTCGGGACGACGTTCGTGCAGGTGCTGTCCGTCCCGCAGGAGGCGTGGTTCGGCGGCGTCGGCGCGGGGCTCCTCGCGTGCGCGGTACTGCTGGCCAACAACCTGCGCGACATCGACCAGGATCGCGCGGCAGGCAAGCGCACGCTCACGGTGCTGATCGGCCGCCGCGGCACGCGTGTGCTGTTCACGGTCTTCGTACTCGTGCCGTTCGTGATCGCCGGGTATCTCGGGCTCTTCTACCCGATCGCGTGGCTCGCATTGCTCGGTCTGCTCGGAGCGCTTCCGGCGATCCTGATCGTCTGGACCTACCGGCTGCCGCGCGAGCTCGTCGTGGCCCTGAGCGTGACCTCGCTCACGTCACTCGCGTACGGTGCGTTCCTGCTCTGGGCGTTCGTCGGCTGA
- a CDS encoding AMP-binding protein, whose product MRLEPVTGENPREILRAVRGALHGAGPALGLGLIGDAPAEVPAGTAVVLTTSGSTGVPKSVVLSRDALTASALATVDRIGDGTWLLALPATYVAGLQVLVRSVVADREPAWLTGAFTAQGFAAVAATMVSTVRGERVPAFTSLVPAQLSKLLDAAADDSAVLSALRSFEAILVGGQAIPAAMLERATDAGARVVRTYGSTETSGGCVYDGVPLRGVNVRIEDGEVRIAGPTLADGYLGAPERTADAFVRDGDGTRWYRTGDVGVIEHDVLRVRGRIDNVIVSGGINVSLDRVENVVRGIPGLQSAVVVGVPDPKWGEASVVVVARGEALRRSESTQLEAARNAVAAEIGAHARPARLVLVDEVPALPSGKPDREAVRAAVAAFH is encoded by the coding sequence ATGAGGCTCGAACCGGTCACGGGAGAGAACCCGCGCGAGATCCTGCGCGCCGTGCGCGGCGCTCTGCACGGCGCCGGTCCCGCCCTCGGCCTCGGGCTCATCGGCGACGCGCCCGCCGAAGTGCCGGCCGGCACGGCGGTCGTGCTCACCACCTCCGGCTCGACCGGCGTCCCGAAGAGCGTGGTGCTCAGTCGCGACGCGCTCACGGCGAGCGCGTTGGCCACCGTCGACCGCATCGGCGACGGGACCTGGCTGCTCGCGCTGCCGGCGACGTACGTCGCGGGCCTTCAGGTGCTCGTCCGCTCGGTCGTCGCCGACCGCGAACCCGCCTGGCTCACCGGAGCCTTCACCGCGCAGGGTTTCGCCGCGGTCGCGGCGACCATGGTCTCGACGGTGCGGGGTGAGCGCGTGCCCGCCTTCACGTCGCTCGTGCCCGCGCAGCTGTCGAAGCTGCTGGATGCCGCCGCCGACGACTCCGCCGTGCTCTCCGCACTGCGCTCGTTCGAGGCGATCCTCGTGGGCGGGCAGGCGATCCCCGCGGCGATGCTCGAGCGGGCGACGGATGCCGGAGCCCGGGTGGTCCGCACGTACGGGTCCACGGAGACCAGCGGCGGGTGCGTATACGACGGCGTGCCGCTGCGCGGCGTGAACGTGCGCATCGAGGACGGCGAGGTCCGGATCGCGGGGCCCACGCTCGCGGACGGGTATCTCGGCGCTCCCGAGCGGACGGCCGATGCCTTCGTCCGCGACGGCGACGGCACCCGGTGGTACCGCACCGGCGACGTCGGAGTGATCGAGCACGACGTGCTGCGCGTGCGTGGGCGCATCGACAACGTGATCGTCTCCGGCGGCATCAACGTGTCGCTGGACCGCGTCGAGAACGTGGTGCGCGGCATCCCGGGTCTGCAGTCCGCCGTGGTGGTCGGGGTGCCTGATCCGAAGTGGGGCGAGGCGTCCGTGGTCGTCGTGGCGCGCGGCGAGGCGCTCCGGCGCAGCGAGTCCACGCAGCTGGAGGCCGCCCGCAACGCTGTCGCCGCCGAGATCGGCGCGCACGCGCGGCCGGCCCGTCTCGTTCTGGTGGACGAGGTGCCCGCGCTCCCGAGCGGGAAGCCCGACCGGGAGGCGGTCAGGGCCGCGGTCGCCGCGTTCCACTGA
- a CDS encoding 1,4-dihydroxy-2-naphthoyl-CoA synthase: MSVSELFDENEWMPAPGSEAYTDITAHVSRDGRIARIAFDRPEVRNAFRPHTVDELFRALDIARQDARIGVVLLTGNGPSPKDGGWAFCSGGDQRIRGRSGYQYTGDDRDPSQSALGRLHILEVQRLIRFMPKVVIAVIPGWAAGGGHSLHVVCDLSIASAEHGRFKQTDADVGSFDAGYGSAYFARQIGQKFAREVFFLAEEYSAQRAYEMGAVNRVVPHAELEREAIAMARTILTKSPTAIRMLKFAFNAVDDGMVGQQVFAGEATRLAYGTDEAVEGRDSFLEKRDPDWSPYPWHY; the protein is encoded by the coding sequence GTGAGTGTTTCCGAGCTGTTCGACGAGAACGAATGGATGCCGGCCCCCGGGTCCGAGGCGTACACCGACATCACCGCGCACGTCTCGCGCGACGGCCGGATCGCGAGAATCGCCTTCGACCGTCCCGAAGTGCGCAACGCCTTCCGTCCGCACACCGTCGACGAGCTCTTCCGGGCGCTCGACATCGCGCGCCAGGACGCCCGGATCGGGGTCGTCCTGCTCACCGGCAACGGCCCGAGTCCGAAGGACGGGGGCTGGGCGTTCTGCTCCGGCGGCGACCAGCGCATCCGCGGGCGTTCGGGCTATCAGTACACGGGCGACGATCGCGACCCGTCGCAGTCCGCGCTCGGACGCCTGCACATCCTCGAGGTGCAGCGGCTCATCCGCTTCATGCCGAAGGTCGTGATCGCGGTGATCCCGGGGTGGGCGGCGGGGGGAGGGCACTCACTGCACGTCGTGTGCGACCTGTCGATCGCGTCCGCCGAACACGGCCGCTTCAAGCAGACCGATGCGGATGTCGGCTCGTTCGACGCCGGATACGGCTCGGCGTACTTCGCCCGGCAGATCGGGCAGAAGTTCGCGCGGGAGGTGTTCTTCCTGGCCGAGGAGTACTCCGCCCAGCGCGCGTACGAGATGGGTGCCGTGAACCGGGTCGTGCCGCACGCCGAGCTCGAGCGTGAGGCGATCGCGATGGCCCGGACGATCCTGACCAAGTCGCCGACCGCGATTCGCATGCTCAAGTTCGCCTTCAACGCCGTGGACGACGGGATGGTCGGGCAGCAGGTCTTCGCCGGCGAGGCCACGCGGCTGGCGTACGGCACCGACGAGGCAGTCGAGGGCCGGGATTCGTTCCTCGAAAAGCGCGATCCGGACTGGTCGCCGTACCCCTGGCACTACTGA
- a CDS encoding ATP-binding cassette domain-containing protein: MTFRPAPLKAAAVLAAGFVVVRVVYRVLFHGADGAGQVVLPLPELRLPPPFGHVVMFGPATTQGLGDAAASAIPIALVILVFGLLNAIVDISRLFGRGARGGPLRGIARTLAVAWATLPALVDGVRAVRSAQRLRGERAGVRMLAPLLQRTLERATAVAAALELRGLAGVPREGDCARPVVVRDAEIGHRGRTIVRASDLRLAPGTLTVLTGQTGSGKTTLLRALSGVHQHLDGGTAAGLVTVAGHDRSNVPPRDMARLVGVVLQHPREAFTTEGVCDEIGLSLSLRGVAPEIIRARVAEVADRVGITALLDRRLSGLSAGEATLVAVAAAIVEQPVLLLVDEPLADLDVASRARIVGLLADLAHRAGMCVMVAEHRGAELGGVADRWLTITDEGLVIDGAPVAAVTDPVRTPSPPLGDVALRAAELTVRHGDRVAVQGAAIDVAAGEIVAVVGPNGAGKSSLLTALALPGRAEVHAKGVVALVPDASDDLFLCDTVRDECRRADRRAHLPVGTTLGRFARFLDADAGSRPRAERHPRDLSAGERRVLAVALQLARAPRVLMVDEPTRGLDARARDLLARTLADLAEGGTAVVIATHDRAFADAIAHRLLPIAGGRLGDPIHPTPRCGIHAEGIPVGGPLGSASDDSPVRNRPEFGIGGTPVDRSRLPVIGLLAMNLVALAAFAWPLLAAALPAQAQAAAPVIAVALVPVAALLVLALLDGTVRSAHSLALLGTLAAIGAAIRIAGTGVGGVEAVFILLILAGRAFGPRFGLLLGILTIGLSSLMWGGIGPWTPFQMFACAWVGAGAGLLPRLRGRAEIGMLCLYGIAASYAFGLIMNLWFWPFAVGAGAGISYEAGAPVGQNLASFLVYTLVTSTLTWDTLRALTTVLGILIIGRPVLTALRRAKPVTAPTAIPVPALR; encoded by the coding sequence ATGACCTTCCGCCCCGCACCGCTGAAAGCGGCGGCCGTCCTCGCCGCCGGGTTCGTCGTGGTGCGGGTCGTGTACCGCGTGCTGTTCCACGGGGCGGACGGGGCGGGACAGGTCGTGCTTCCGCTCCCCGAACTGCGTCTGCCTCCGCCGTTCGGGCATGTGGTGATGTTCGGGCCCGCCACGACGCAGGGCTTGGGGGATGCCGCTGCGAGCGCGATCCCGATCGCGCTCGTGATCCTCGTCTTCGGCCTGCTGAACGCGATCGTGGACATCTCGCGCCTGTTCGGGCGGGGTGCACGCGGCGGCCCCCTCCGCGGCATCGCCCGGACGCTCGCGGTGGCATGGGCGACGCTTCCCGCTCTGGTCGACGGGGTGCGCGCGGTGCGCTCCGCCCAGCGGCTGCGCGGCGAGCGGGCCGGGGTGCGCATGCTCGCGCCGCTGCTGCAGCGCACGCTCGAACGCGCGACCGCGGTCGCCGCGGCGCTCGAGCTGCGGGGGCTGGCGGGCGTACCGCGTGAGGGCGATTGCGCGCGTCCCGTCGTGGTGCGGGATGCCGAGATCGGGCACCGCGGGCGCACGATCGTCCGTGCGTCGGACCTCCGGCTCGCGCCGGGGACGCTGACCGTGCTCACGGGACAGACGGGATCAGGGAAGACGACCCTTCTCCGCGCGCTCAGCGGAGTGCACCAGCACCTGGACGGCGGAACCGCGGCCGGGCTCGTCACCGTCGCCGGACATGACCGCTCGAACGTGCCGCCGCGCGACATGGCGCGACTCGTCGGCGTCGTGCTGCAGCATCCGCGTGAGGCGTTCACGACCGAAGGGGTCTGCGATGAGATCGGTCTCTCGCTGAGCCTGCGCGGCGTCGCGCCGGAGATCATCCGCGCGCGGGTGGCGGAGGTCGCCGATCGCGTGGGGATCACCGCGCTGCTGGATCGGCGGCTGTCCGGGCTGTCGGCCGGCGAGGCGACGCTCGTCGCGGTCGCGGCCGCGATCGTCGAGCAGCCCGTCCTACTGCTCGTGGACGAGCCGCTCGCCGACCTCGACGTCGCCTCCCGGGCGCGGATCGTGGGTCTCCTCGCCGACCTTGCGCACCGGGCGGGCATGTGCGTCATGGTGGCGGAGCACCGCGGAGCAGAACTGGGTGGCGTGGCCGATCGATGGCTCACGATCACGGACGAAGGACTCGTGATCGACGGCGCACCTGTCGCTGCAGTGACCGACCCGGTGCGAACGCCCTCCCCGCCACTCGGAGACGTCGCCCTCCGGGCGGCGGAGCTGACCGTGCGGCACGGGGATCGGGTGGCGGTGCAGGGCGCCGCGATCGACGTCGCAGCCGGCGAGATCGTTGCGGTGGTCGGGCCGAACGGAGCGGGGAAGTCGAGCCTCCTGACCGCGCTCGCCCTGCCGGGGCGCGCTGAGGTCCACGCCAAGGGCGTCGTCGCGCTCGTGCCGGACGCCTCGGATGACCTTTTCCTCTGCGACACCGTCCGCGACGAATGCCGGCGCGCGGACCGGCGGGCGCACCTGCCGGTCGGGACGACCCTGGGCCGGTTCGCGCGGTTCCTCGACGCAGATGCCGGCAGCCGACCGCGGGCGGAGCGGCATCCGCGCGATCTCTCCGCCGGCGAGCGCCGCGTGCTCGCCGTCGCTCTGCAGCTCGCCCGCGCTCCCCGGGTGCTCATGGTGGACGAGCCGACCCGCGGACTGGATGCGCGTGCCCGCGATCTTCTCGCCCGCACCCTCGCCGACCTCGCCGAGGGCGGCACCGCGGTCGTGATCGCCACGCACGACCGCGCCTTCGCCGACGCGATCGCGCACCGGCTCCTCCCGATCGCCGGCGGGCGGCTCGGCGACCCGATACACCCCACCCCTCGATGCGGGATCCATGCTGAGGGCATTCCGGTCGGTGGGCCCCTGGGTTCCGCGAGCGATGACAGCCCGGTGCGGAACCGGCCTGAATTCGGCATCGGGGGGACGCCGGTCGACCGGTCGCGGCTGCCGGTGATCGGCCTGCTCGCGATGAACCTGGTCGCCCTGGCCGCGTTCGCATGGCCCCTCCTGGCTGCCGCGCTTCCCGCGCAGGCGCAGGCGGCTGCGCCGGTCATCGCGGTCGCGTTGGTTCCGGTCGCGGCGCTGCTGGTGCTCGCGCTGCTGGACGGCACGGTGCGCTCCGCGCACAGCCTCGCGCTGCTGGGCACCCTGGCCGCGATCGGTGCCGCGATCCGGATCGCCGGCACGGGCGTCGGCGGCGTCGAGGCGGTGTTCATCCTGCTGATCCTCGCCGGGCGGGCCTTCGGGCCGCGCTTCGGACTGCTCCTCGGCATCCTCACGATCGGCCTGTCCTCCCTCATGTGGGGCGGGATCGGACCCTGGACGCCGTTCCAGATGTTCGCGTGCGCCTGGGTCGGCGCGGGCGCCGGACTCCTCCCACGGCTGCGCGGCAGGGCCGAGATCGGGATGCTGTGCCTCTACGGCATCGCCGCGTCGTATGCGTTCGGGCTCATCATGAACCTGTGGTTCTGGCCGTTCGCGGTCGGCGCAGGGGCAGGTATCTCGTACGAGGCCGGTGCACCGGTCGGGCAGAACCTCGCGAGCTTTCTGGTGTACACGCTCGTGACCTCGACGCTGACGTGGGACACCCTGCGCGCGCTGACGACCGTGCTCGGCATCCTGATCATCGGCCGTCCGGTGCTCACGGCTCTGCGCCGCGCGAAGCCCGTCACCGCGCCGACCGCGATCCCCGTGCCCGCGCTGCGCTGA
- the metH gene encoding methionine synthase, producing MTARSAAPRFDLDIDGIPRTERAELLLQTLRERVVIADGAMGTQLQEHDPTLEDYQQLEGCNEILNVSRPDMIGAIHDAYLAVGVDAVETNTFGANWSNLGDYGIEDRITELAEAGARIARERVEAAEGRDGRVRWVLGSMGPGTKLPSLGHTTYDHLKRTFTEQAVGLIDGGADAFLVETSQDLLQTKAAVNGCKQAIVERGIRLPIFVEVTVETTGTMLMGSEIGAALTALEPLGVDAIGLNCATGPAEMSEHLRHLSKHSSVPVACMPNAGLPVLTADGAHYPLSPDELATAHEQFVREFGLGLIGGCCGTTPAHLKAVVDRLRPVGAPSPRTPAAEPGVASLYQHVPFAQDAAYLAIGERTNANGSKAFREAMLEGRWDDCVEIARGQIRVGAHLLDVCVDYVGRDGVADIREVVSRFASASTLPLVIDSTEPAVIRAGLELIGGRPVVNSVNYEDGDGPSSRFGRIMPLVKEHGTAVIALTIDEQGQARTAADKVRIASRLVDALVGEWGMRVEDIIVDCLTFPIATGQEETRRDAIETIEAIRQISAKYPGIQTTLGVSNVSFGLNPAARSVLNSVFLHEAAEAGLTSGIIDAAKIVPLASVPDDRRRVALDLVWDRREYDADGTLTYDPLAAMLDLFDGVDSAALKDQRAAELAALPVNERLERRIIDGEAKGLEEDLDLAREGGLSALQIINDHLLEGMKVVGERFGSGEMQLPFVLQSAEVMKTAVALLEPHMEKSSAAGKGTIVLATVRGDVHDIGKNLVDIILTNNGYDVINLGIKQPIADIIAAAEEHDADVIGMSGLLVKSTVVMKENLQELQSRGLAKRWPVILGGAALTRAYVEDDLASLFDGEVRYARDAFEGLALMEPLVKIARGASPSEVGLPALKKRIHAAGARLTLTEPEAMPGRSDVASDNAVPAPPFWGTRIVRGVALADYAAFLDERATFMGQWGLKPGRGEDGLTYEQLVQNEGRPRLRYWLDRILAEGMLDASVAYGYFPVVAEGEDLVVLHHGDDPAGALGVPGLLAPDGGSGGAVGADRLRFTFPRQRRDRHLCLSDFVRSRGSGQIDVLPVQLVTAGAHIDTVTARLFAADRYRDYYELNGLVMQLTEALAEFWHARIRSELGFAGEDPTDTAGLFKLQYRGARFSLGYPACPDMEDRRKIVELLRPERMGVELSEELQLHPEQSTDAFVFHHPEAKYFSV from the coding sequence GTGACCGCCCGATCCGCTGCGCCCCGCTTCGATCTCGACATCGACGGGATTCCGCGGACGGAGCGCGCCGAACTGCTGCTGCAGACCCTCCGCGAGCGCGTCGTGATCGCCGACGGCGCGATGGGCACGCAGCTGCAGGAGCACGACCCGACGCTGGAGGACTACCAGCAGCTCGAGGGCTGCAACGAGATCCTGAACGTGAGCCGCCCCGACATGATCGGGGCGATCCACGACGCCTACCTCGCGGTCGGTGTGGATGCGGTCGAGACGAACACGTTCGGGGCGAACTGGTCGAACCTCGGCGACTACGGCATCGAGGACCGCATCACCGAGCTCGCCGAAGCCGGCGCCCGCATCGCCCGCGAGCGGGTCGAGGCGGCCGAGGGCCGTGATGGACGCGTCCGGTGGGTGCTCGGGTCGATGGGGCCGGGGACCAAGCTGCCGAGCCTCGGGCACACGACGTACGACCACCTGAAGCGCACTTTCACCGAGCAGGCGGTCGGGCTCATCGACGGCGGGGCGGATGCGTTCCTCGTGGAGACCTCGCAGGATCTGCTGCAGACCAAAGCCGCGGTCAACGGCTGCAAGCAGGCGATCGTCGAGCGCGGCATCCGCCTGCCGATCTTCGTCGAGGTGACCGTCGAGACCACCGGCACGATGCTCATGGGCAGCGAGATCGGTGCGGCGCTGACCGCCCTCGAGCCGCTCGGGGTCGACGCGATCGGCCTGAACTGCGCGACCGGACCCGCCGAGATGAGCGAGCACCTCCGGCACCTGTCGAAGCACTCGAGCGTGCCCGTCGCGTGCATGCCCAACGCCGGGCTGCCCGTGCTCACCGCAGACGGCGCGCACTACCCGCTTTCGCCCGACGAGCTCGCGACGGCGCACGAGCAGTTCGTGCGGGAGTTCGGGCTGGGTCTGATCGGCGGATGCTGCGGCACGACCCCGGCGCACCTGAAGGCCGTGGTCGATCGGCTGCGACCGGTCGGTGCGCCGTCTCCGCGCACGCCCGCGGCCGAGCCGGGCGTCGCGTCGCTGTATCAGCACGTGCCGTTCGCGCAGGATGCCGCGTACCTCGCGATCGGCGAGCGGACGAACGCGAACGGATCCAAGGCGTTCCGCGAGGCCATGCTCGAGGGGCGGTGGGACGACTGCGTCGAGATCGCGCGCGGGCAGATCCGCGTCGGCGCGCACCTGCTGGACGTCTGCGTGGACTACGTCGGCCGCGACGGCGTGGCCGACATCCGCGAGGTCGTCTCGCGCTTCGCCTCGGCATCCACTCTTCCGCTCGTGATCGACTCGACCGAGCCCGCCGTGATCCGCGCGGGCCTCGAGCTGATCGGCGGCAGGCCGGTGGTGAACTCGGTGAACTACGAGGACGGAGACGGGCCCTCGTCGCGCTTCGGACGCATCATGCCGCTCGTGAAAGAGCACGGCACCGCGGTCATCGCGCTCACGATCGACGAACAGGGCCAGGCGCGCACCGCGGCCGACAAGGTGCGGATCGCCTCGCGCCTGGTCGACGCGCTCGTCGGCGAGTGGGGGATGCGGGTCGAGGACATCATCGTGGACTGCCTGACCTTCCCGATCGCGACCGGGCAGGAGGAGACGCGGCGCGACGCGATCGAGACGATCGAAGCGATCCGGCAGATCTCGGCGAAGTACCCCGGGATCCAGACGACGCTCGGTGTCTCGAACGTCTCGTTCGGGCTCAACCCCGCCGCGCGGAGCGTGCTGAACTCGGTGTTCCTGCACGAGGCCGCCGAGGCGGGGCTGACCTCGGGCATCATCGACGCCGCCAAGATCGTGCCGCTCGCCTCGGTCCCGGACGACCGGCGCAGGGTCGCGCTCGATCTCGTCTGGGACCGCCGGGAGTACGACGCGGACGGGACCCTCACCTATGACCCGCTCGCGGCGATGCTCGACCTGTTCGACGGCGTCGACAGCGCCGCGCTCAAGGACCAGCGTGCCGCCGAACTCGCGGCGCTCCCGGTGAACGAGCGGCTCGAGCGGCGCATCATCGACGGCGAGGCCAAGGGTCTCGAGGAGGATCTCGACCTCGCGCGCGAGGGCGGGCTCAGCGCGCTGCAGATCATCAACGACCACCTCCTGGAGGGCATGAAGGTCGTCGGCGAGCGGTTCGGATCGGGCGAGATGCAGCTGCCGTTCGTGCTGCAGTCCGCCGAGGTCATGAAGACCGCGGTCGCGCTCCTGGAGCCGCACATGGAGAAATCCTCCGCGGCCGGAAAGGGAACGATCGTGCTCGCCACCGTGCGGGGCGACGTGCACGACATCGGCAAGAACCTCGTCGACATCATCCTCACGAACAACGGCTACGACGTGATCAACCTCGGCATCAAGCAGCCGATCGCCGACATCATCGCCGCGGCCGAGGAGCACGACGCCGACGTGATCGGCATGTCGGGGCTGCTCGTGAAGTCCACGGTCGTGATGAAGGAGAACCTGCAGGAGCTGCAGTCGCGCGGCCTGGCGAAACGGTGGCCGGTGATCCTGGGCGGTGCGGCGCTCACTCGGGCCTACGTCGAGGACGATCTCGCCTCGCTGTTCGACGGAGAGGTGCGCTACGCCCGCGACGCGTTCGAGGGGCTCGCGCTCATGGAGCCGCTCGTGAAGATCGCGCGTGGGGCATCGCCGTCGGAGGTCGGCCTGCCGGCCCTCAAGAAGCGGATCCACGCCGCCGGGGCGCGACTCACGCTCACCGAGCCGGAGGCCATGCCCGGTCGTTCGGACGTGGCCTCCGACAACGCCGTGCCGGCGCCGCCGTTCTGGGGAACCCGGATCGTCCGCGGCGTGGCGCTCGCCGACTACGCCGCGTTCCTCGACGAGCGGGCGACGTTCATGGGGCAGTGGGGACTCAAGCCCGGTCGCGGGGAGGACGGTCTCACGTACGAGCAGCTCGTCCAGAACGAGGGTCGGCCGAGGCTGCGGTACTGGCTCGACCGGATCCTCGCGGAGGGGATGCTGGACGCGTCGGTCGCGTACGGGTACTTCCCCGTCGTGGCGGAGGGCGAGGATCTGGTGGTGCTGCACCACGGCGACGACCCCGCCGGTGCGCTCGGCGTGCCGGGGCTGCTCGCGCCGGACGGCGGATCGGGCGGAGCGGTCGGCGCCGACCGTCTGCGATTCACGTTCCCCCGGCAGCGCCGCGACCGCCACTTGTGCCTGTCGGATTTCGTGCGCTCACGCGGATCCGGCCAGATCGACGTTCTGCCCGTGCAGCTCGTGACCGCGGGTGCCCACATCGACACCGTGACCGCCAGGCTCTTCGCGGCGGACCGCTACCGGGACTACTACGAGCTGAACGGACTCGTGATGCAGCTGACCGAAGCCCTCGCGGAGTTCTGGCATGCCCGCATCCGATCGGAGCTCGGCTTCGCGGGCGAGGACCCGACCGACACGGCGGGCCTGTTCAAGCTGCAGTACCGGGGTGCGCGCTTCTCGCTCGGGTATCCCGCGTGCCCCGACATGGAGGACCGGCGCAAGATCGTCGAGCTGCTGCGGCCCGAGCGCATGGGGGTCGAGCTCAGTGAGGAGCTGCAGCTGCATCCCGAGCAGTCCACGGACGCGTTCGTGTTCCACCACCCCGAGGCGAAGTACTTCTCGGTCTGA